In the genome of Chryseobacterium arthrosphaerae, one region contains:
- a CDS encoding glycoside hydrolase family 13 protein translates to MKKICLALALSVASAAFSQQNLERVEPAFWWKGMKNPELQILVYGKGIANNEISLSDGISIKGIQKVENPNYVFITVNTSEIKVPKFTINIKKNGKDLANYTYELKERNPGSAGRESYTSKDVMYLIMPDRFANGDEKNDSSPALTEKADRKLPNGRHGGDLQGIINNLDYIQKLGATAVWLTPVNEDNEKVYSYHGYAQTDLYKIDARYGTNEDYKTLSQQLNKRNMKLVMDYVTNHWGVSHWMIKDLPSKDWIHWFSDGENGFKRSNYKITSQFDTNASEIDRKYALDGWFDTTMPDINQKNPLVLKYLTQNAIWWIEYAELGGFRVDTYPYNDKEAMAKWAKAITDEYPKFNIVGETWLSTAGHISAWQKDSKTGEAAGYNSNLPSVMDFVLFSEMPKALQEEESWDKGMIKLYDAFTSDFLYPDTRNLLVFFENHDTERWNEIFNADPAAYKMGLTLISTVRGIPQIYYGSEIGMRGNKKKGGDADIRRDFPGGWKSDKQSAFNLSSQTPEQKEFFSFTQKLLNWRKGKDVIHNGKTKNFVPKDGVFTYFRYNDRESVMVILNNNKKDQTLDLKYFEEALKGFSKGKEIISGKELNLQKGITIPAKTSLIIELEK, encoded by the coding sequence ATGAAGAAAATATGTTTAGCATTAGCCCTTTCCGTAGCTTCTGCCGCTTTTTCCCAGCAAAACCTGGAAAGAGTAGAGCCGGCCTTCTGGTGGAAAGGGATGAAAAACCCTGAGCTTCAGATTCTTGTTTACGGGAAAGGGATTGCCAATAATGAGATCAGCCTTTCAGACGGAATATCCATCAAAGGCATTCAGAAAGTAGAAAATCCCAACTATGTTTTTATAACGGTCAATACCAGTGAAATCAAGGTCCCGAAGTTTACAATCAATATTAAGAAGAACGGTAAGGATCTCGCCAATTATACCTATGAACTGAAAGAACGGAATCCGGGATCTGCCGGCCGCGAATCATATACCTCAAAAGATGTGATGTACCTGATCATGCCCGATCGTTTTGCCAATGGCGACGAAAAGAATGATTCAAGCCCGGCTTTAACGGAAAAAGCTGATCGTAAATTACCTAACGGAAGACACGGCGGAGATCTTCAGGGGATTATCAATAACCTCGACTATATTCAGAAACTGGGCGCAACTGCCGTATGGCTGACTCCGGTGAATGAAGATAACGAAAAAGTCTATTCCTATCATGGCTATGCCCAGACCGATCTGTACAAAATAGATGCCCGCTACGGAACCAACGAAGACTATAAGACCCTTTCACAGCAACTGAATAAGAGGAATATGAAACTGGTGATGGATTATGTCACCAACCACTGGGGGGTATCACACTGGATGATCAAAGATCTGCCTTCCAAAGACTGGATTCATTGGTTCAGCGATGGCGAAAACGGTTTCAAAAGATCCAATTATAAAATAACTTCTCAATTCGATACCAACGCTTCTGAAATCGATAGAAAATATGCGCTGGACGGATGGTTTGATACCACAATGCCGGACATCAACCAGAAAAATCCGCTGGTACTGAAATACCTGACCCAAAACGCAATCTGGTGGATTGAATATGCCGAATTGGGAGGTTTCCGTGTGGATACTTATCCTTACAATGACAAAGAAGCAATGGCAAAATGGGCCAAAGCAATTACCGACGAATATCCGAAATTTAATATTGTAGGCGAAACCTGGTTGTCTACAGCCGGCCATATTTCAGCCTGGCAGAAAGACTCCAAAACTGGGGAAGCCGCAGGATACAATTCGAATCTGCCTTCCGTAATGGATTTTGTACTGTTTAGCGAAATGCCTAAAGCTCTTCAGGAAGAAGAAAGCTGGGATAAAGGAATGATAAAGCTTTATGATGCTTTTACAAGCGATTTCCTTTACCCGGACACCCGGAATTTGCTGGTGTTCTTTGAAAATCATGATACCGAAAGATGGAACGAGATCTTTAATGCAGACCCCGCTGCTTACAAAATGGGGCTGACACTGATCTCCACTGTGCGCGGAATTCCACAGATCTACTACGGGTCAGAAATAGGAATGCGGGGCAATAAGAAAAAAGGAGGAGATGCTGATATCCGAAGGGATTTTCCGGGCGGCTGGAAATCTGATAAACAGAGTGCCTTCAATCTTTCATCACAAACTCCCGAACAGAAAGAATTCTTCAGTTTTACACAGAAATTACTGAATTGGAGAAAAGGGAAAGACGTAATCCACAACGGGAAAACTAAAAATTTCGTTCCTAAAGATGGGGTATTTACATATTTCAGATACAATGACAGGGAAAGTGTAATGGTGATCCTGAATAATAATAAAAAAGACCAGACGCTGGACCTGAAGTATTTTGAAGAAGCCTTAAAAGGTTTTTCCAAAGGGAAAGAAATTATTTCCGGAAAAGAATTAAACTTACAGAAAGGAATAACAATTCCTGCTAAAACTTCGTTGATCATTGAACTTGAAAAATAA
- a CDS encoding pirin family protein — MKTVYHKADSRGHANHGWLNSYHTFSFANYQNRDRMNFGVLRVLNDDTVSQGMGFGTHPHRDMEIISIPLEGDLEHKDSMGTTAVIRKGEIQVMSAGTGVMHSEYNKNKDEEVKFLQIWVFPRELDVEPRYDQKSIKEGEKINGFQQILSPDKNDDGVWIHQDAWFNLANFKKGNGKNYMLNKKGNGVYAFVLKGSAKVGDRVLNERDGLGIWDTQSFNIEAVEDAEILLMEVPMELPSYLK; from the coding sequence ATGAAAACAGTATATCATAAAGCAGATTCAAGAGGCCATGCAAATCATGGTTGGTTAAACTCTTATCACACATTCAGTTTTGCAAATTATCAGAACAGAGACAGAATGAACTTTGGAGTTTTGAGAGTATTGAACGATGACACCGTTTCTCAGGGAATGGGATTCGGAACACACCCGCACAGGGATATGGAAATTATCTCCATCCCTTTAGAAGGAGATCTGGAACATAAAGATTCAATGGGTACCACTGCGGTGATCAGAAAAGGAGAAATTCAGGTGATGAGTGCCGGAACCGGGGTAATGCACAGCGAATACAACAAGAATAAAGATGAAGAGGTAAAATTTTTACAGATCTGGGTCTTCCCGAGAGAATTGGATGTTGAGCCGAGATATGATCAGAAAAGCATCAAAGAAGGAGAGAAGATCAACGGATTCCAGCAGATTTTATCGCCGGATAAAAATGATGACGGCGTATGGATCCATCAGGATGCATGGTTCAACCTGGCCAATTTCAAAAAAGGAAACGGCAAAAACTATATGCTGAACAAAAAAGGGAACGGGGTTTATGCCTTTGTGTTAAAAGGAAGTGCCAAAGTAGGAGACCGTGTTCTGAACGAAAGAGACGGCTTGGGGATCTGGGATACCCAGAGCTTTAATATCGAAGCAGTGGAAGATGCCGAAATATTATTGATGGAAGTCCCAATGGAATTGCCTTCTTATCTTAAATAA
- the purH gene encoding bifunctional phosphoribosylaminoimidazolecarboxamide formyltransferase/IMP cyclohydrolase produces the protein MSKKRVLISVSDKSGLTEFAQFLEAQNYELISTGGTFKHLKDAGLNPIQIDEVTDFPEMLDGRVKTLHPKVHGGLLAVRANEEHMKTVQEHGIGLIDMVIVNLYPFFENVNKDISLHEKVEFIDIGGPSMLRSAAKNFDSVTVITDVEDYTTVKLEMEQNGDTYIETRKKLAGKVFNLTSAYDAAISRMLLDEEYPTYLNASYKKVSDLRYGENPHQTAAYYVSTFENGAMKDFEQLGGKELSFNNLRDMDLCWKVVNEFKEEMACCAVKHSTPCGVAIGTTALETYQKTFECDPVSIFGGIVAMNYKIDAVTAEELNKTFLEIVMAPEFDEEALEILRKKKNLRIIRIVNPVSDKQTWVKVDGGILVQDNDLHFSDDIKVVTQVQPTEEQKKALLFSQRVVKYVKSNAIVVSNGIQAFGIGGGQVNRIWATQQAIERAKEKFSGDLVLASDAFFPFRDVVDFCAQEGIKAIIQPGGSVKDQDSIEAANEHGIPMMFTGVRHFFH, from the coding sequence ATGAGTAAAAAGAGAGTTTTAATCAGTGTTTCTGACAAAAGTGGATTAACAGAATTCGCACAGTTTTTGGAAGCTCAGAATTATGAGTTGATCTCCACAGGAGGAACGTTCAAACATTTGAAAGACGCTGGTTTAAATCCTATTCAGATTGATGAGGTAACCGATTTTCCTGAAATGCTGGACGGAAGAGTGAAAACATTACACCCGAAAGTTCACGGAGGACTTCTTGCTGTACGTGCCAATGAAGAGCACATGAAAACCGTTCAGGAGCACGGGATCGGATTGATCGACATGGTGATCGTAAACCTTTACCCTTTCTTTGAAAATGTAAACAAAGACATTTCCTTACATGAGAAAGTAGAGTTTATCGATATCGGTGGTCCTTCAATGCTTCGTTCTGCAGCAAAAAACTTTGATTCTGTGACGGTAATTACTGATGTGGAAGATTATACAACAGTAAAACTGGAAATGGAGCAAAACGGGGATACATACATTGAAACCCGTAAAAAGCTTGCAGGAAAAGTATTCAACCTTACTTCAGCTTATGATGCTGCTATTTCAAGAATGCTTTTAGACGAGGAATATCCTACGTATTTAAATGCTTCCTACAAAAAAGTTTCTGACCTGAGATATGGTGAAAACCCTCATCAGACAGCAGCGTACTACGTTTCTACTTTCGAGAACGGAGCAATGAAAGACTTCGAACAGCTTGGAGGTAAAGAGCTTTCTTTCAATAACCTTCGTGATATGGACCTTTGCTGGAAAGTAGTAAACGAGTTCAAAGAAGAGATGGCTTGTTGTGCCGTAAAACATTCTACACCTTGTGGAGTAGCGATCGGAACTACAGCATTGGAAACTTACCAGAAGACCTTCGAATGTGATCCGGTTTCCATCTTTGGCGGAATTGTTGCAATGAACTATAAAATCGATGCGGTAACAGCAGAAGAATTAAACAAAACATTCCTTGAGATCGTAATGGCTCCGGAATTCGATGAGGAAGCTCTTGAAATTTTAAGAAAAAAGAAAAACCTAAGAATCATCAGAATTGTAAATCCTGTTTCTGACAAACAGACCTGGGTGAAAGTAGACGGTGGAATCCTGGTTCAGGATAACGACCTTCATTTCTCTGATGATATCAAAGTAGTTACACAGGTACAGCCTACGGAAGAGCAGAAAAAAGCATTGCTTTTCTCTCAGAGAGTCGTAAAATATGTGAAGTCTAACGCTATTGTTGTTTCCAACGGAATCCAGGCATTCGGGATCGGTGGCGGACAGGTCAACAGAATCTGGGCTACCCAGCAGGCGATTGAAAGAGCAAAAGAGAAATTCTCCGGAGACTTGGTATTGGCTTCAGATGCATTTTTCCCTTTCCGTGATGTGGTAGATTTCTGCGCTCAGGAAGGCATCAAGGCAATTATTCAGCCGGGTGGAAGTGTAAAAGATCAGGATAGTATAGAAGCTGCAAATGAGCACGGTATCCCAATGATGTTTACAGGAGTAAGACACTTTTTCCACTAA
- a CDS encoding MFS transporter, with amino-acid sequence MAKKIKPELSLTQIINMSMGFLGIQMAFGLQNGNASRILANLGADVHELSWFWLVAPVTGLIVQPIIGHMGDNTWSPLGRRKPYFLIGAVLCAIGLVLLPNAASVTQMFAASALLLAVIFLAMMDASVNIAMEPFRALVGDMLPKHQGTIGFSVQTILIGVGAVLGSYLPDWLTKLGVSNVAPKGFVADNVIYSFYAGAGLLLAAILYTIITTREYSPQEFADFEEDKKETAEPSKFSDIFKDFATIPAQMKKLGIVQFFSWFALFTMWVFTTSALATHHFGLSPDDTHSKAFNDAGDLTGKLFGMYNLWAIPFAFLLTPIAKWIGKKQTHALALLCGGLGLISMYFIKDVGNLWISMIGLGFAWASILAMPYAMLIEVIPQRKMGVYMGIFNFFIVIPQIINGIFGGPVVSNVFGKMAIDYVVVGGVCMLIGAIVTMVFIKSEEETPKEIEEEIKQVHF; translated from the coding sequence ATGGCTAAAAAAATAAAACCGGAACTTTCACTTACTCAGATCATCAATATGAGTATGGGATTCTTAGGAATTCAGATGGCTTTTGGATTACAGAACGGAAATGCAAGCCGGATCCTTGCCAATTTAGGCGCAGATGTTCATGAATTATCATGGTTCTGGCTGGTTGCCCCTGTTACAGGGCTTATTGTACAGCCCATCATCGGGCATATGGGAGACAATACATGGAGCCCGTTGGGAAGAAGAAAACCCTACTTTTTAATTGGTGCTGTCCTGTGTGCCATAGGATTGGTATTGCTTCCTAATGCCGCCTCTGTAACGCAGATGTTTGCTGCCAGTGCACTTTTATTGGCCGTCATTTTCCTGGCAATGATGGATGCTTCCGTGAATATTGCCATGGAACCCTTCAGGGCTTTGGTAGGAGATATGCTTCCGAAACATCAGGGAACCATAGGATTTTCAGTACAGACGATCCTGATCGGAGTAGGAGCTGTATTGGGTTCTTACCTTCCGGACTGGCTCACGAAACTTGGAGTATCCAATGTTGCTCCCAAAGGCTTTGTGGCAGACAACGTGATTTATTCTTTCTATGCAGGAGCAGGATTACTTTTGGCAGCGATATTATACACCATCATTACCACCAGGGAATATTCACCGCAGGAGTTTGCAGATTTTGAAGAAGATAAAAAAGAAACTGCAGAGCCTTCTAAATTTTCAGATATATTTAAAGACTTTGCCACGATTCCTGCTCAGATGAAAAAGCTGGGAATTGTTCAGTTTTTCTCATGGTTTGCCCTGTTTACCATGTGGGTGTTTACTACCAGTGCCCTGGCAACCCATCATTTCGGGCTTTCCCCCGATGATACCCATTCAAAAGCATTCAATGATGCGGGTGACCTTACCGGTAAACTTTTCGGAATGTATAATCTGTGGGCCATCCCGTTTGCATTCCTGTTAACACCTATTGCCAAATGGATTGGCAAAAAACAGACCCACGCCCTGGCTTTACTGTGTGGAGGTTTAGGGTTGATCTCCATGTACTTTATTAAAGATGTCGGCAACCTTTGGATTTCCATGATAGGGTTAGGTTTTGCCTGGGCCAGCATCCTGGCAATGCCTTATGCGATGTTAATTGAAGTAATCCCGCAAAGAAAAATGGGAGTTTATATGGGGATATTCAATTTCTTCATCGTTATCCCGCAGATTATCAACGGAATTTTCGGTGGCCCTGTCGTAAGCAATGTTTTCGGAAAAATGGCGATCGATTATGTTGTCGTAGGAGGCGTTTGTATGCTGATAGGAGCCATTGTTACCATGGTATTCATCAAGTCGGAAGAAGAAACGCCAAAAGAAATTGAAGAAGAAATTAAACAGGTGCATTTTTAA
- the purM gene encoding phosphoribosylformylglycinamidine cyclo-ligase: MSNTYKSAGVDKEEGYKTVDKIKKAVGETHNSNVLNHLGSFGAFYEIGGYKNPVLVSGTDGVGTKLKVALDTKKYDSIGIDCFAMCANDILCHGAKPLFFLDYLACGKLDSEIAAEIVLGMVNACKDNNCALIGGETAEMPGMYQPGDYDVAGFCVGIVEKDQIIDGSAIKAGNRIIALPSSGFHSNGFSLVRKVFPNFEEEFEGKPLYETLLVPTRLYYKDIHKVLEEVKVSGIAHITGGGLYENVPRIIPEGLCASIDASAIRIPSVMLELEKRGAIAREEMFGTFNMGVGMVIVVDAQHAEKVLHLLDDAYEIGEITEGAEKIDLKF, from the coding sequence ATGAGCAACACTTACAAATCAGCAGGAGTAGACAAAGAAGAAGGATACAAAACGGTTGACAAGATCAAAAAAGCGGTTGGTGAAACCCACAATTCCAATGTATTGAACCATTTGGGAAGCTTTGGAGCTTTCTATGAGATCGGCGGATACAAAAATCCGGTTCTTGTTTCAGGAACAGATGGAGTAGGTACCAAGCTGAAAGTAGCTTTGGATACCAAAAAATATGACTCTATCGGGATCGACTGTTTTGCAATGTGTGCCAACGATATTCTTTGCCACGGCGCTAAACCTTTATTTTTCCTGGATTATCTGGCTTGCGGAAAACTTGATTCTGAAATCGCTGCTGAAATCGTTCTGGGAATGGTAAACGCATGTAAGGACAACAACTGTGCACTGATTGGTGGAGAAACTGCTGAAATGCCGGGGATGTACCAGCCGGGAGATTATGATGTTGCAGGATTCTGTGTAGGAATCGTGGAAAAAGACCAGATCATTGACGGATCTGCAATTAAAGCCGGTAACAGAATTATCGCATTGCCAAGCTCAGGATTTCATTCCAACGGATTCTCTTTAGTAAGAAAAGTATTCCCGAACTTCGAAGAAGAGTTTGAAGGGAAACCTCTATACGAAACACTTTTGGTACCTACCAGATTATATTATAAAGATATTCATAAAGTATTGGAAGAAGTAAAAGTAAGCGGAATTGCTCACATTACAGGAGGAGGTCTTTATGAAAACGTTCCGAGAATCATCCCTGAAGGACTTTGTGCTTCTATTGACGCTTCTGCTATCAGAATTCCAAGTGTAATGCTTGAACTGGAAAAAAGAGGAGCAATCGCACGTGAAGAAATGTTCGGTACATTCAACATGGGAGTAGGAATGGTGATTGTAGTAGATGCACAGCACGCTGAAAAAGTATTACACCTTTTAGATGATGCTTACGAAATCGGAGAAATTACGGAAGGAGCTGAAAAAATTGATTTGAAATTTTAA
- a CDS encoding nuclear transport factor 2 family protein, translating into MKKLIAAHTLILFLLGFTMVSAQTRTTFDKEKKEISAMLDAFNEAAAKADYNTYFSYFADESTFIGTDATEIWDKKAFMVWAKPHFDKKKTWNFTALKRNIYFSKDGKLAWFDELLDTQMKICRGSGVVEKINGQWKVKQYVLSMTVPNDVVDKVVAEKTALEDVLIEELKTK; encoded by the coding sequence ATGAAAAAATTAATAGCTGCTCATACATTGATCCTTTTTTTACTTGGGTTTACAATGGTTTCAGCACAAACCCGAACAACATTTGATAAAGAAAAGAAGGAAATCAGTGCCATGCTCGACGCCTTTAATGAGGCTGCTGCCAAAGCAGATTACAATACCTACTTCAGTTACTTTGCCGATGAATCTACCTTTATCGGAACAGATGCTACTGAAATCTGGGATAAAAAAGCATTTATGGTCTGGGCAAAACCACATTTCGATAAAAAGAAAACATGGAATTTTACCGCTCTGAAAAGAAATATTTACTTCAGTAAAGACGGGAAGCTTGCATGGTTTGACGAATTGTTGGATACCCAGATGAAGATCTGCAGAGGATCAGGAGTCGTAGAAAAAATCAACGGGCAGTGGAAAGTGAAGCAGTATGTGCTTTCCATGACGGTTCCTAATGACGTTGTAGACAAAGTGGTTGCTGAAAAAACAGCGCTGGAAGATGTGCTGATCGAGGAATTAAAAACAAAATAA
- a CDS encoding NADPH-dependent FMN reductase has product MKILAIAGSNSEASMNKQLVAYASTLFENAEVEVIDLNPFEMPIYKHERELAGGVPQEAHDFAAKIDSANVLLVSLGEHNGTYSTAFKNVFDWVSRIKDRTVWNEVPMLLMSTSPGGRGGAGVLEAASKRFPFHGGNVVETFSLPFFNDNFDKATQTISNEEKNNELKEKIKKIAAIETILEK; this is encoded by the coding sequence ATGAAAATTTTAGCAATAGCAGGAAGTAACTCGGAAGCTTCAATGAACAAACAGTTGGTGGCGTATGCTTCAACATTATTTGAAAATGCAGAAGTAGAAGTAATTGATTTAAATCCTTTCGAAATGCCAATCTACAAACATGAAAGAGAATTAGCAGGTGGTGTACCGCAGGAAGCCCATGATTTTGCCGCTAAGATTGACAGCGCAAACGTACTCTTGGTTTCTTTGGGAGAGCACAACGGAACCTATTCTACGGCATTCAAAAATGTATTCGACTGGGTATCCAGAATCAAAGACAGAACCGTATGGAACGAAGTACCCATGTTGCTGATGTCTACATCGCCGGGAGGCAGAGGCGGAGCAGGAGTTTTGGAAGCAGCATCCAAGCGTTTCCCTTTCCATGGTGGAAATGTGGTGGAAACTTTTTCACTTCCTTTCTTCAATGACAACTTTGATAAAGCCACTCAGACAATTTCTAATGAAGAGAAAAACAACGAGTTAAAAGAAAAAATCAAGAAGATTGCAGCCATCGAAACCATCCTTGAAAAATAG
- the purN gene encoding phosphoribosylglycinamide formyltransferase, which produces MKNIVVLVSGSGTNLQRIIDTIEAGEIRNAKVSLVVADRECFGLERAKNHHIENILIPRGKNFSSELAKVIPQDTDLIVLAGFLSILKPEFCENWNGKIINIHPALLPKFGGKGMWGMNVHNAVIEAKETESGATVHFVTSGIDEGEAILQKSFEVTADDTPETLAQKVHQIEYEIFPLAINKVLGN; this is translated from the coding sequence ATGAAGAACATCGTTGTACTCGTATCCGGTTCAGGAACCAATCTGCAGAGAATCATTGATACTATTGAAGCTGGAGAAATCCGGAATGCAAAAGTAAGTCTGGTGGTTGCTGACAGAGAATGTTTCGGACTGGAGAGAGCGAAAAATCATCATATAGAAAACATACTCATTCCGAGAGGAAAGAACTTCAGCAGCGAATTGGCAAAAGTAATCCCGCAGGATACCGATCTGATTGTATTGGCAGGATTCCTGTCTATTCTGAAACCTGAGTTCTGTGAAAACTGGAATGGTAAAATCATCAATATTCATCCTGCACTGCTTCCGAAATTCGGAGGAAAAGGAATGTGGGGAATGAACGTTCACAATGCTGTTATTGAAGCTAAAGAAACAGAAAGTGGGGCGACTGTACATTTTGTAACATCTGGCATTGATGAGGGAGAAGCTATTCTTCAGAAATCTTTTGAAGTAACCGCTGATGATACTCCTGAAACACTTGCTCAGAAAGTTCACCAGATTGAATATGAGATATTTCCTTTAGCGATCAATAAGGTCCTGGGAAACTGA